GCAGAAGATAAACAATATGTTTCTGCTTTCATACTCTATTCAGTCAGAACTTTTGTTCCACTTCTAtgatcttctttaactgcagtgtCGTACTGAGGGTTCCTCAGAACCTGATGTTACAACCCTTGTGTGATTCTCCACCTGCACAGTTACACTCAGCTGATCCTGAATAAGTATATTCAATgtaaaatattaactctgttgttctctccatagatactgcctgacctgatgagtactTTGTGAAAATGCTGCTTTTatctcaggtttccagcattgtctgctttttttcattttcatacactgtctgttcccctgatcCTGGCGTTACATCCCATTTACCCTCCTCTAACTGCTGGGCAATGAGTTTAGTTCTGCAAAGCACTGTACTCATGGGGTTTATTCAGTCCCTCTGAGTAAAGACCAGCATATTTTGACAATATCCTGTTGAATGCCATGTCAAAAATCAAAGGAACTAAAATATACTTACCGCTGTTAGTGTACGTACAGAGTTGTCTACGTTTAGGATCCAGAGGTCTTCCTTCAGCCCAGTTCATGTATCTGATTGAAGTTTCATCACTCCACAAGAAATTCCCATTCTGTGGAGTATAAATCGGTGATTATTTCTGTAGGAACACTGAGTAACCTGGCATTTATTGGTACAGGGCAGAGATGGACATGATCGTGAGTGAGACCAGAATACAAGCAACCGGTTCAAACCAGACAGTGAATGAGATTTTAAATGATTGACTGAGAGTGTGGAGGAAATCTTGTGGAAGTAACAGAATCCTCAGAATGAAAGAAATCAGATCTGAGAGTGAAGGTCACGGACCTGGAATAATGCCAACTCAGAAAATGAGGGAAAAGGTAGCCATTGAACATTACCACAAactagatggtgcctggcctgttgaatccctccagcattttgtgtgtgaacgtAAACACAAAATCTGATCTCTCAAAGAAAGGTGGTTAAATAATTGAGAAAGGACTCAGTGGCACTGGtcaggccagcatttattgtctttCCCTGATCACCCTCTGACCATTTCAGAGGGCAGGTAAGAGTCACACATTGATGGATTCTGGAGTCACAGTGAGGCCAGACTGGGGAAGGATGACAGATTCCTCACCCTGTAGAACCTGATGAGTTTTTACAACAGTCTAGTGGTTTCATTGTCACCATTACTGATGGTAACTATTTTCCTCCAATTTACTGCATTTCGTTTACTTAAATCCAAAATTCCATGGCTGCTGGGATGGGATTCAAACTTGTGTCCCTGGATCACTAGGATACACCCAAAAACAACCATTTCACTGTCTCCCCCCTGTTACTCTGCAGGACATCAGGTAAAATTCTAACTGTGGTGGCAATGCAATGTCATTGCTAGTTTACCTTGCAGAAGTCCTTGAAGCCAATCCAAACTGCTCGCGAACCTCTGGTCACCCGTCTCACCACCTTGGAAATGAACTCGTTGTGCTCACATGAAGTCACAGAAGCCAGCTGTCCATAATGTTTCTCTCTGTTGCAGGAcatctttaaaaaatatatataattgatggGTTGATGAGAATCAGCATTTTACATCTTTCCACAGGGCCCTCAATAAATTGTCCGACCTGATGTTGGAAATTCTGCAACTTTGTTCCTGAGATGCAGTGTTCATCTTCTTCAGGCTCTTTGGTGTCAAAACCAGCTCTGTGTTAACTCCTGGATGTGGAGTTTCCCCCCTTTATTACTTTCtattttatatcaatgatcttgatGTGAATGTACAAGGGATGATTAGTTAGTTTACAGCTAGTGCTAAAATAGGGAATGTTAAGAACCTGCAAGGCACAATTTGCTGAAAGTTGCATCACAAGTAGAAGGGATGGTGAAGAAAGAGTTTGGCATGGCAGACTTCATCACACAGGCCACTGAGTACAGGCATTGGGAAGTTACGCTGCAGTCaaacaaggcattggtgaggctgctcttgaagtattgtgtacagttttggttgccAGGTTAAAGGAAAGAAGTTATTAAACTAGAAAGTGAAATCACATGGTCTTTCTCTCATGGAGGAGGTGCTAAAAacaagggggcatcattttaagatcAGAAGAAATAGAATTAAAAGGGTTAAAggcagcttcttcacacaaagagtgttgTGCACTTGGGTTGGAATGAGCTCCAGAAATAGTGCTTGAGGGAGGAACAATAGCAGCATTCAAAAGCCATCTAAATAAGCACACGGCTTAGAGGGCTATTGGTCAAAGGCGGACAGATGAGACTGGCTCATCGGGCAGTAATGTCAGTatagatgagttgggctgaagtgtCCATTTCCATGCGATATGACCTGGGACTGAAATCTACAATATTTCAACTATTGATCTGACTAATAGAAACTGGAGCCTACAGATTCAGTGAAACACACCCTGGATCACAGGGAGTCAACATAGACACTTCAGCTGGAGATTGTGCTCTGAGTTTATAGAAATGAACCAGCTGAGACCAATAGTCAACAGATCTCCAAGATCAGTCACTGGTTTCTGGGACTTACCTCAGCCTCTTTCCATGTTTTCGTGGAATTGAAACAGCGGTAACAGGATCTTGTACTCTTATATACAAACCAGCCGATCTCACAAGGTCCTCTGGTTAATTCTCCAAAGGACCGCAGAGTCTCTTCCAATTCCGAGGAATTGCCCATCCCTTTCATTTAAAATGGAATTAAGAGTTAAATCAAGTGAAATAATTGAAGCACCATTCCCAGATAGACACCACACCAGAAACTTAAGGGAGCTATAGAAGTTGTCCAATGGTCTTTGCCCATTGCATAGTGTCAGAGAGCTGAGGGATTTCTGTTGACAcccttgtccttgtttacaatgAGGACGGGGGCTAAACCTGGCAACTAGAGGTCACAGTgagacattggtggtggggaaatagTTCTGATGGATGGAAAGAATTAGTATTTAGAGTTTGGAAGTTATTCAAGGAATTGTATCTGATGAACAATTAACTTTATGGGGTCTTTAATCAAGGTGTCAGGAGTGTATATTAGTTTTAGAAAATAAAGATGTTAACAAAATGCTTGAGAAAGGACATTATGGCTGCTTCAAAAGAAGAGTAAATGTTGTTAGATACTTGAGAAACAACTTTATACAACAGTGATTTTATTTAACTAAGAAGGTGATGGGTGTGGGGAACTGTCTTCCTGATTGGATATAGAGACAGAAACCCTCATCACATTAAACAGAACTTCAACATTGAGATGTATCATTGAGGAATTGTGACCAACTGCGCAATGGACATGGTGTGAGATGGGTTATACTGACTTTCCACTGACACCAACACAATGGGCCAAGGGGGTTACCTCTCAGCCATAAATTTCCTCTGACCCTGTGAGAGTGGATTGATGGTGCACTGTCTCCATGGTGAGTGTGTCCTTCCTCAGGTACAGAGACAAAAATACACACTCTGAATGGGTCTCCCTCAGACCAATTAAAGTATCAGCCAACCTACTCCAGCTTTCCTGCAATTATAGCCGCTCAACTCTTGGCTTCCTTATTGTTCACTCTCTCTGTATGAAACTCTCCACAGTTCAGGAACCCCCACACTGAGATCCCTCTTCTcaacagcatttcctgttttcctAACGTGTAAGCTACCCTTTTCACTGAGCAAAGTTCATAATCTCACTGTTTCCCATGATATTCTCCATCTGCTACATTCTTGCCTATTTGTGGaagaatttattttatttgtagaGACAGTGCAGAATAAACCCTTCTGACCCTTCAAACCACACTGCTTAGCAAAGCTCAGCAACCCCTGATGTAACATTAAcgcaatcacgggacaatttacaatggtctattaacctactagccaatgcatctttggactgtgggaagaaaccggagcacccagagaaactcacacgttccatggggaggatgtactaACTCCTGACAAAGGACAacaggattgaactccatctctgacaccctgagtcataacagtgttgtgctaactgctctgCTATTCTTATTGAAATAAATAGAACATTTGAGAGCAACTTTTACAAATAAAACATAGTTCATAAAGGTAAGTTAAGGAAACCAAAATTTTGAGAACAATCACGTGGGACAGACAAACTATTTTATTATTCCTCAACATCATGGGTATCAAGTTCACAACATCCAGAGCATTAGACCAGTGCCTGTAGAACCTTCTACTCTGCATCTCCTATCTTCCTCACATATAGTCACATAGTCTCTGACTCACCTTCCATCTCAATAGCTCAGAGATGAATATAGGACAATACAGCACATGAACAGGCTCCTTGGCCACAAAGTTATGCCAAATGAGCTACAAAGTAAATCAAAACCTCCCAGagactaatccctcctacctgcacAATGTCCTTGTGGCtcaatcttcctcacattcatgtgtctatctaaatatctcttCAAAGCCTCTGATTAATTTGTctctgccaccataccaggcttcgtattccaggcacccaccactttctgagtaaaaaacttactcctcacaTCCCCTCCAaacttatcccctctcaccttcaatgcatgtcatgagaggctggacaaacttgactTGTTTTCTtaggagtggtggaggctgaggggagatgttGGGTAACAGGTACTCCCTGTCCACTCAGTCTACACACTTCATAATCTTATCAGATCTCCTATCAGTTTCAACCACTCCAAAGAGAACAACCCAATTTGTTcaacctctcatgatagcacatgccctctaaaccaggaggcatcctgataaacctcttctgcaccctctgtgaagcctcaacatccttcctactgtgaggtgaccataactgtatgctatactccagatgtggccaacacagagttttataaagtttcaacataacctcttgattgGTGAATTGCCTCCTTGTAATTTCCTAATCAAGTGCAAAACGTTAATGTGTATCtgggttaaaatccatctgccatttctttgcccatatctACAAAGGATCTATATTACATTGTATTCTTTTCTAGCCTTCTGCATTATCCCCACTCCATTAATCTTGGTATTGTTCACAAACTTATTAACCgaaccatctacattttcatccaggccatttatggacatcacaaacagcagaggtcccaacacagatccctgcaaAACTCCACAAGTTACAGGCCTGCAGCTTGAATAACTTCCTTCAACCATGACCCTCTGTCTtttatgtgcaagccagttctgaatcgtAACAGCCAATTCGCCATGTCCCTATGCATTTTAAGTATCCCAGACAGGAGAAATTTCCTATCACTTCCCATCCAGCCCCAATGTCCACAAATTCCCATGTCCCACTGTCCCAACACAGTGCCTGTACATTCACTCCTCATAGATATATATTTATAAAGCTCCTAGAATCAATGGACCTTACCTGCCACATCACTGACAAACAGTGTGGTCACCACCAAAACCCACATCAGCATCATGTTTCTTCCTTCAAACCTGAAACACAAGAAAATAATTCACCATTAGTGACAGGTTTCCCAGTGAAAGTTGGGATATCTTGCTGCcattcccacctctctctctctctctctctctcttcaagaTGCCTGTGTTGAGTAGATTTCCACTCCTGATGCACCCCTATATATATGTGTAGATCTGAGATCTTGGAGGCTTTGAGAaccattgaaatcaaacccaatTGGCTGGACCCACCTACAGGAAATTTTTTGCCAACCAATCACTGATTGACAGAGTTGATCAAGGTGacgaggaaaccagagaactgaCTTGAGAATTCCTAAGTGTGACTGTAGAATGTTATTCTGTAACAGAACACTAAGAAATGGAAGCTGCAGAAAGCATTTATCATCCCATGAAGTGTTTGTGATATTAGACCACAATGAATAGTATCTAAATATTATCTACATGAACAATTAGGATGTAATATTCAGTTGAATCCTACAAAAACAACAGAGTATTTACGCAGATCACCTCACTCACTCATATATTTGCTCTGGTCTGTTTCCCTTTTGTGCTCTTCATGCAATCCTaggtaggtctgtaatctagtatagttgtgtgtgtttttttctctctgtttttttttacgtagttcagtctagtttttgtaatgtgtcatgtaataccatggtcctgaaaaatgttgtctcatttttactgtactGTACTAGCtgttatggtcgaagtgacaataaaagtgacttgacttatggGGAATCTTCCTCTGTCACTTTCCCTGGAAAGATTGTAATCCATCTGTGAGGAATGGGTTCAATTCGGAATCATATTCTCTGACCAATGAGGAGCTGGAATGAAGTCTGCTCAGAAGGAGCAGGAAAGGATGTGAAGATAGTGCACTGCTTGATACTTGACACTTTTATAGAGACAGTTCATGGAGATCCCAGAACTAACATGATCTGGAAAGGGATCCATGGATCTCCAGTGGACTGggactgatgggccaaatggatctTTCTTTCCCTGGATTTCCTCCTCTCACTTCTGCTCAACTTGCCAATTATCTAAGATCTCTACCCTCTAGTTAGTGCCCCTGTTGCCTGGCAGAGAGATGTTGGAATTTGTTGATAAACCAGCTGATGATGGTTGTGTCCGAGACACTGACCTAAGCAATttctgcagtgatgtcctgagccAGGATATTCTACCATAACCACCTGACTTTGAGTGAGAAATGAATCCAATCATTGAATCTCCTTGATGACTCTTGTCTCAAGATCACCAGGTCTCCTCGATGGTGCACTATCAAATGCTGCTTTGCTTTGAAGGAGTGTCTGTGCGACCTCACCTCTGCAGACCAGCTGTTTGATCTGTGTTTGTACCAAGGCTGGTATATGGTTGAGCTGAGTGATCTTCATGAAACTGACAATAAGTGTGAGTGAGCAGATTATAAGAAGGGAAGTGACACTGGACTGCTCCGTGGACAGCTCCTTCTATCAATTTACTGATAAACAAGAGGGATTATCTGGTACTTAGCTGGACTGGACATGTCCTGCTTCATTGGGGATCTGATTTATTGGCCAATCCATATTGCAGACTTTGGGGAGGAAGGGAAAATCGGAGATGGGTTTATTTATACAGAGTCAAggataggtttttgattgtaGGCATGTTGATGAAGGtttgaaggagaagggaacctGTCCCATGTTTGACCTGTGGGCATCACCAGTTACTTGTCAGCACTAAAGACTGATGCATTCATCACAAGGATAAGAAAATATTAGCAATTTCTTGGAGACCCTACTTAAACTAACACAAAGCTAACCCCTATTTAGAAGAAAAAATGTGCAAATGTTGTATATCTGAAATTAAAACACTGGAAATATTGCAAGTTACACAGCATTTGCACAGGGAGACATAGGAAAGTACCCGATAAATCTGTGCTGCAACTGTGTAGAACAAGTTTCACACTGTAGAGAAAGTGGGGTGGAGGGCAGAGAAAGTGAGTGAGGtatgggagtgatggggaggccTGAAAGAGGGTGAACAGAGTTGGTGAATGATCAAAGGTACATGCAGGGGAGgagaaaataataaaacagagaattATTTTTCCCATCAACAAGTGGTGTCCCACTGAAATCACCAAGTTTATCAGAACTAAAATATGAATGGTTTAGAGCAGTAGTGTGCTGAAAGAGTTAAAGGAAAGTTGTGAATTGTTGATCAGAGAGTAGTTGAACAAATTTAATAAAACTGAGGCGGATGTCAGATTGTTGAGAGATTTGCAGAACATATTATTATGAAACTTACTTTCTTCCTTGATCAGGTCcattgtttcatttcctctgtaacAAATGAGATGTTTTGTCGAAGATCTTTTTGGAAAAACCAGAATTTCCTGTACAACCTTGTTGCTGGGAAGTGCTGTTGATGCCAAGCTTTAAGATGTTATTGTACTATTTTTGGTAACATCTGAGTGTACTTAATGAACTTGAAATGGGGCCTCAGAGCAACACTGTAAAGTATCAGTGAGAGTTTCTTGTTTTTGTTCTCCAAAATCCTTATTATTATAAaccacattctctccatatccatctTATCTAGTGCTTTCAatattcagaaggtttcaataagatcccccaccCACGAacccctctaaattccagtgagaacaggcccaaagctgccaaatgctcctcatatgttaacccttcagtcccagaatcatcctcgcaaacctcctctggactctctccaatgacaacaaatcctttctgaggcatgaggaagcaatgtgattgcagaaggacttagacaaattggaagaatggacaaaaaagaggcagatggagtacagtgttgggaaatgtatgataatgcactttggtaagatAAACAACAGTaaagactattatctaaatggagagaaggttcaaacttTAGAGGTGCAGAGGCGGAGATGGCCAAAAGTGTCCTGCACCAGGTGTTCCAGATCCACAATTTTCCGACGGACATTGTGTCAGATCGCAATCCACAATTTATGTCACGTTTTTGGAGAGTGATTCGTAAGCTGATTGGGGTAACGATGAGACtttcctccaggtttcacccacagtccaatgcccAGATGGAGCAGGTGAACCAAGATTTGGAACAAACTCTAAGACCTGCAGCCTCTGAAAGACCAGATGAGGTCGCCCACAACATTTTACAGCATTTGGCACACAGGATATCCCCTTTCAAATATCAGTTTAGGCGTTCTCTCCTACTCTTCCCTGAGCAGGAGTCCAAGGTTGGAGTTCCTGAAAGGAGAAATGGATTAGGGCAAGGGACGTTTCATTAGCTACCTCCGGAAAGCTGAAACAAAGGCTAACTGCAAGAAAAAACAAGGGCTAGTTTACCAGCCTGAGCTACAGGTCTTGCTGTTGACTTGGGATTTGCCTCTGCAGGTAGAATCTAGAGAATTGGTGCTcaagttcattggacccttcaAGGTTCTCAGGAAAGTAAACTTGGAGGCTTACACCTTGCAAGTCCCCAAGACTATCAAGACCAATCCCACTTTCTTCATTTCCAAATTTAAACCTGTGAACACTAGCCCTTTAGCACCAACACCATCAGTCTCACCACTACCCAGGTTTGTCGATGGGGAGCAGGTCTTCGCTGTGAGAAGAATTTTGGATTCTCCAACTGTTCTGAGCGTTCAGCAAtcccttgtggactgggagggagTCAGACCCGAGGGACGGTGCTGGGTTCCTAAAAGGGATATCTTGGATCCGGCTCTCATCCAAGACTGCCATTAGTGTCTCTCCGAGCAGCCAGGGCCGTCAGGAGTCGGCTGTAGAGGAGGGGTTCCCATTGCAACACGAACCCAACCACGCCAGCTTCTGGGGTTTAGACGCTCTAACTCTGCGGAATATGGATATCTGGCGCAGCCCACTTAAGGACTCAGGCCACCACACCAATTGTTTTGGCACCTGGActgaatatttaaagagcacctgaactgaagTTCGGTGCTCAATTGTCAGCTCAACTTTGGATTCTCGTTCACCATCCAGTTTAGAACCCTGTCttcttttcagtcctgtattGTGCCTCGATTCCAGTTTTGGATACTCTAGCAGCTGGGTCCTAACCATTCCCACCCAGGCCTCTTATCACACGTGGAGATTGGGATG
The genomic region above belongs to Hypanus sabinus isolate sHypSab1 chromosome 13, sHypSab1.hap1, whole genome shotgun sequence and contains:
- the LOC132403462 gene encoding snaclec B6-like, producing MMLMWVLVVTTLFVSDVAGMGNSSELEETLRSFGELTRGPCEIGWFVYKSTRSCYRCFNSTKTWKEAEMSCNREKHYGQLASVTSCEHNEFISKVVRRVTRGSRAVWIGFKDFCKNGNFLWSDETSIRYMNWAEGRPLDPKRRQLCTYTNSGSSTWFDINCNARLYYVCAYKYH